A portion of the Juglans microcarpa x Juglans regia isolate MS1-56 chromosome 1D, Jm3101_v1.0, whole genome shotgun sequence genome contains these proteins:
- the LOC121256944 gene encoding LOW QUALITY PROTEIN: guanosine nucleotide diphosphate dissociation inhibitor 1-like (The sequence of the model RefSeq protein was modified relative to this genomic sequence to represent the inferred CDS: inserted 1 base in 1 codon): MDEEYDVVVLGTGLKECILSGLLSVDGLKVLHMDRNDYYGGESTSLNLVQLWKRFRGNDKPPAHLGSSRDYNVDMIPKFMMANGTLVRVLIHTDVTKYLYFKAVDGSFVYNKGKIHKVPATDMEALKSPLMGIFEKRRARKFFIYVQDYVESDPKTHDGMDLTRVKTRELIAKYGLDDNTVDFIGHALALHRDDRYLNEPALDTVKRIKLYEESLARFQGGSPYIYPLYGLGELPQAFARLSAVYGGTYMLNKPECKVEFDEEGKVVGVTSEGETARCKKVVCDPSYLPNKVRKVGRVARAIAIMSHPXPNTNDSPSVQVILPQKQLGRRSDMYLFCCSYSHNVAPKGKFISFVSAEAETDHPETELKPGIDLLGPVDEIFFDIYDRFEPVNEPSLDNCFISTSYDPTTHFESTVTDVLNMYSMITGKILDLSVDLSAASAAEE; the protein is encoded by the exons ATGGATGAAGAGTATGACGTCGTAGTTTTGGGTACGGGTCTCAAGGAATGCATCCTTAGCGGCCTTCTCTCCGTTGATGGCCTCAAG GTCCTGCACATGGATAGGAATGACTATTATGGAGGCGAATCAACATCACTTAATCTTGTTCAG CTCTGGAAGAGGTTCAGAGGCAATGATAAGCCTCCAGCACATTTAGGCTCTAGTAGGGATTATAATGTGGACATGATTCCTAAG TTTATGATGGCAAATGGCACTCTTGTACGCGTACTCATTCATACAGATGTTACTAAGTATTTGTACTTCAAAGCTGTTGATGGTAGCTTCGTCTACAATAAAGGAAAG ATTCACAAGGTTCCAGCAACTGACATGGAGGCACTCAAATCTCCACTGATGGGTATATTTGAAAAGCGCCGAGCTCGCAAGTTCTTCATTTATGTTCAAGATTATGTTGAAAGTGATCCCAAAACACATGATGGGATGGACTTGACCAGAGTGAAAACTAGAGAACTAATTGC AAAGTATGGTCTTGATGACAACACTGTGGACTTTATTGGTCATGCATTAGCGCTTCACAGAGATGATCGCTACCTCAATGAACCTGCACTAGATACCGTGAAGAGAATAAAG CTTTATGAGGAGTCCCTTGCACGTTTTCAAGGAGGATCCCCATACATATATCCTTTGTATGGATTGGGAGAGCTCCCCcag GCATTTGCACGTCTTAGTGCTGTTTATGGTGGGACATATATGTTGAACAAGCCTGAGTGTAAG GTTGAGTTCGATGAGGAAGGCAAAGTTGTTGGTGTCACGTCAGAAGGGGAAACTGCTAGGTGCAAAAAAGTTGTTTGTGATCCTTCATACTTGCCAAATAAG GTTAGGAAGGTTGGCCGGGTTGCAAGGGCAATTGCCATAATGAGCCACC TCCCCAACACCAACGATTCTCCTTCAGTGCAGGTTATCCTGCCGCAGAAGCAGTTGGGACGCAGATCAGACAT GTACCTTTTTTGTTGCTCTTATTCCCACAATGTTGCTCCAAAGggaaaatttatttcatttgtatCAGCAGAGGCAGAGACTGATCATCCTGAGACTGAACTTAAGCCAGGAATTGACCTTCTGGGACCTGTCGATGAGATATTCTTTGATATTTATGACAGATTTGAACCAGTCAATGAACCTTCTCTGGATAATTGCTTCATATCCACA AGTTATGATCCAACAACACACTTCGAGTCGACTGTCACGGATGTACTCAACATGTATAGCATGATAACTGGAAAG ATTCTTGACCTCAGTGTGGATTTAAGTGCTGCCAGTGCTGCAGAAGAATGA